In Deferribacter desulfuricans SSM1, the following are encoded in one genomic region:
- the cbiE gene encoding precorrin-6y C5,15-methyltransferase (decarboxylating) subunit CbiE — MNKNIYIISVGCGSKDYLTLRAIEIVKKVDFLIGAERFKNFFSDKKYIILNNLIKDTINILENEKDKIVGVVVSGDAGFFSLAKIIYTKFKNRIIEVIPGISSMQLGTARLFKTYENIEFFSLHGRNTPFENFKNKIDLCLKQKKDLYVLDDGNNQFFEFLSKYKGILTHFDIYILNNLGLPNETIYKLKSLDDLKNIKLELYAIYLEVRNK, encoded by the coding sequence TTGAATAAAAACATTTATATAATTTCTGTTGGTTGTGGTAGCAAAGACTATCTCACATTAAGAGCTATTGAGATTGTTAAAAAGGTTGATTTTTTAATCGGTGCAGAAAGGTTTAAAAATTTTTTCTCAGATAAAAAGTATATTATTTTAAATAATCTTATAAAAGATACCATCAATATCTTAGAAAATGAAAAAGATAAAATTGTAGGTGTTGTAGTATCAGGTGATGCTGGTTTCTTCTCTTTAGCTAAAATAATTTATACAAAATTTAAAAACAGAATAATTGAGGTAATACCTGGTATTTCCAGTATGCAGCTTGGTACGGCAAGACTGTTTAAAACCTATGAAAATATTGAGTTTTTCTCATTACACGGTAGAAATACCCCATTTGAAAATTTTAAGAATAAAATAGATCTATGTCTAAAGCAAAAAAAAGATCTTTATGTATTAGACGATGGTAACAACCAATTTTTCGAGTTTTTATCCAAATATAAGGGGATTTTAACCCATTTCGATATCTATATTTTAAACAATCTTGGTTTACCAAACGAAACCATATATAAGTTAAAATCTTTAGATGATCTTAAAAACATCAAATTAGAATTATATGCCATCTATCTGGAGGTAAGAAATAAATGA
- the cbiD gene encoding cobalt-precorrin-5B (C(1))-methyltransferase CbiD produces MKTGITTGTAATAAAKGALIYKLTGNIEKEVEVVLPDDSIVKIPLIFKNNLVGVKKWSRDDPDVTDGIEIFASVKILNENRIIIKGGEGVGVVTKPGLQIPVGEAAINPVPRKMIEKNLKTVLNNNKGVEVTIIVPEGRKIAKKTFNERLGIIGGISIIGTTGIVKPMSIDALIESFKCEIDVLLAQKYNLLWLVPGNIGEKCLSKENISPSVMVSNYFNEAFRYLKDKHIKEIGVAGHPGKIAKLAMGYFNTHSKNSPQANLFVKEVLNIDYNFNTIEEICHKYSFDKIAYLVSKKIKERFHFTKVSVKLFDVKCNKVGEYLE; encoded by the coding sequence ATGAAAACGGGGATAACAACAGGCACAGCAGCAACAGCAGCAGCAAAAGGTGCTCTAATCTATAAGTTAACAGGAAATATTGAAAAAGAGGTGGAAGTAGTTTTACCTGATGATAGTATTGTAAAAATCCCTCTCATTTTCAAAAATAATCTTGTAGGTGTAAAAAAATGGAGTAGGGATGACCCTGATGTTACAGATGGGATAGAGATTTTTGCATCTGTAAAGATATTAAATGAAAACCGCATTATTATAAAAGGTGGAGAAGGTGTAGGTGTTGTTACCAAACCTGGTTTACAGATACCTGTTGGTGAGGCTGCAATAAATCCAGTTCCAAGAAAGATGATAGAAAAAAACTTAAAAACTGTTTTAAACAATAATAAAGGGGTAGAAGTTACAATAATTGTGCCAGAAGGGAGAAAAATTGCAAAAAAAACCTTTAATGAAAGGCTTGGAATAATAGGTGGTATATCCATCATAGGGACAACAGGAATTGTAAAACCGATGAGCATTGATGCCTTGATTGAAAGTTTTAAGTGTGAAATCGATGTTTTGCTTGCGCAAAAATACAATTTATTGTGGCTTGTTCCTGGAAATATTGGAGAAAAATGCTTATCAAAAGAGAATATATCCCCATCAGTTATGGTGAGTAACTATTTTAATGAAGCATTCAGGTATCTTAAAGATAAACACATCAAGGAGATAGGTGTAGCAGGGCATCCAGGGAAAATAGCAAAGCTTGCAATGGGGTATTTTAATACACATTCTAAAAATTCACCTCAGGCAAACCTTTTTGTAAAAGAAGTTTTAAATATTGATTATAATTTTAATACGATAGAAGAGATATGTCATAAATACTCTTTTGATAAAATAGCCTATTTAGTAAGTAAAAAAATAAAAGAAAGGTTTCATTTTACAAAAGTATCGGTAAAACTATTTGATGTGAAATGCAATAAAGTAGGAGAATACCTTGAATAA
- a CDS encoding precorrin-2 dehydrogenase/sirohydrochlorin ferrochelatase family protein, with protein MFPLLFKLSDKKLLFIGGGNVAKRKLLSILNQSSPEVTIISKELHPDIKKLLSSNKITWINSNFKEELLKEKYYFAFICTDDKELNRKAALILKKLGTPVNICDNKELSDFFMPAVISQDDITISVSTKGKSPAFAKQLKEVISKTLKGLK; from the coding sequence ATGTTCCCTTTACTCTTTAAATTATCTGATAAAAAATTGCTTTTTATCGGCGGAGGAAATGTAGCAAAACGAAAACTTTTATCAATTTTGAATCAATCAAGCCCTGAAGTGACAATAATTTCCAAAGAATTACACCCTGATATAAAAAAGCTTTTATCTTCAAATAAAATAACTTGGATAAACTCGAACTTCAAAGAAGAATTATTAAAAGAAAAATACTACTTTGCTTTTATCTGCACAGATGATAAAGAATTAAATAGAAAAGCAGCTTTAATTTTAAAAAAACTGGGAACTCCTGTAAATATTTGTGATAACAAGGAGTTATCAGATTTTTTTATGCCAGCAGTAATCTCACAAGATGATATTACTATATCAGTATCAACAAAAGGGAAATCGCCAGCTTTTGCAAAACAGCTAAAAGAAGTCATATCAAAAACCTTAAAAGGGTTAAAATGA
- the cbiB gene encoding adenosylcobinamide-phosphate synthase CbiB → MTDILVLAILIDIVFGELPNKIHPVAIIGKLISIYENFLHNFKNKFLGGFLLFISTHFTIFIVIFLLLKIIKSNYLLFALKVFIVYSSISVKGMLDHALKIYQALSMDINLAKENLKLIVSRDVEEMNEQDIIKSTIESVAENFNDAFFAPIFYGVIFGIYGIIFYRITNTLDAMVGYKNEKYIEFGKFSAKSDDILNFIPARLQIIVMLPVAQILFKNGLNALKIYKKFRNTLPSPNAGCGISLFAGALNITLGGNTYYFGRLVNKPLIEGGSDLLTKQKILDAIFLYLYSAIFTVLLIIIFKLLWSPNVPFTL, encoded by the coding sequence ATGACTGACATATTGGTGTTAGCCATTTTGATAGATATAGTCTTTGGTGAGCTACCAAATAAAATACATCCTGTGGCAATTATCGGTAAATTAATATCAATATATGAAAACTTTCTTCACAACTTCAAAAACAAATTTTTAGGTGGTTTTTTACTTTTTATCTCAACACATTTTACAATATTTATTGTCATTTTTTTGTTATTAAAAATTATAAAATCAAATTATCTACTTTTTGCGCTTAAAGTATTTATTGTGTATTCTTCTATCTCTGTTAAGGGGATGTTAGATCATGCGTTGAAAATCTATCAAGCTTTATCGATGGACATTAATTTAGCAAAAGAGAATTTAAAACTAATTGTTAGTAGAGATGTGGAAGAAATGAATGAGCAGGATATTATAAAATCAACAATTGAATCTGTTGCTGAAAATTTTAATGACGCTTTTTTTGCACCAATTTTCTATGGAGTAATTTTTGGTATATACGGTATTATTTTTTATAGAATTACAAACACACTGGATGCAATGGTTGGGTATAAAAATGAAAAATATATAGAATTTGGTAAGTTTTCAGCCAAAAGTGATGATATTCTAAATTTTATACCTGCAAGGTTGCAAATAATTGTTATGTTGCCAGTTGCTCAAATTTTGTTTAAAAATGGATTAAACGCATTAAAAATTTACAAAAAATTCAGAAATACCTTACCAAGTCCAAATGCAGGTTGTGGGATATCCCTTTTTGCTGGAGCACTAAACATAACTCTTGGTGGAAATACATATTATTTTGGAAGGTTAGTAAATAAGCCTTTGATAGAAGGTGGTAGCGATTTACTTACAAAACAAAAGATTTTAGATGCCATTTTCCTATATCTTTACAGTGCAATTTTTACTGTATTACTTATTATTATTTTTAAATTGTTATGGAGTCCAAATGTTCCCTTTACTCTTTAA
- a CDS encoding cobyric acid synthase, which yields MKIKHIMIQGTSSNVGKSIITAGICRMLANKGYKVAPFKAQNMALNSGVTFDGLEMGRAQILQAEACKILPDVRMNPILLKPTGGGKSQVIRLGKPYKIVSYKDYYKMYEENLKIVKEAFYSLSEEFDIIVLEGAGSPAEINLQKFDIVNMKMAEIANAKIYIVGDIDRGGVFAAFKGTYDLIQPQYKKLVKGFIINKFRGDLSLLKPGIDEFKNFCDIPIIGVIPYFEHNLEDEDSQNLFTKKNIKSGEKLLNIGIIKLPHISNFTDFQPLENIEKINVSYVTKLENLENNDFIIIPGSKNTVSDMDYLLKNGFYEQLKNLYGKKWIMGICGGFQMLGKKIIDSLGVENKGDIEGFGFIDMITEMEEEKILKRGEYLPANGFLNNSIQGYEIHHGNTIINDRDVIDILENKGLLVFNKKNRIIGTYLHGIFENSEFLQFIFKLFDKQVVINKTYNELKEETLNKLADLIENCIFGDLIND from the coding sequence GTGAAAATTAAACACATAATGATTCAGGGCACAAGCTCCAATGTGGGTAAAAGTATAATAACTGCAGGGATCTGCAGGATGCTTGCAAATAAAGGTTATAAAGTAGCTCCCTTTAAAGCACAAAATATGGCACTGAATTCAGGAGTAACTTTCGATGGGTTAGAAATGGGTAGAGCTCAGATACTTCAGGCTGAAGCATGCAAGATTTTACCAGATGTTAGGATGAACCCCATTTTATTAAAACCAACAGGGGGTGGGAAATCTCAGGTAATCAGGCTTGGCAAACCTTATAAAATAGTCTCTTACAAAGATTATTATAAAATGTATGAAGAAAACTTAAAAATAGTAAAAGAAGCATTTTATTCACTTTCAGAGGAATTTGATATCATCGTATTAGAAGGAGCAGGCTCTCCAGCAGAAATTAACCTCCAAAAATTTGATATAGTAAATATGAAAATGGCAGAGATTGCTAATGCCAAAATTTACATAGTTGGTGATATTGATAGAGGAGGTGTGTTTGCTGCATTTAAAGGTACTTATGACTTAATACAACCTCAATACAAAAAACTTGTAAAAGGGTTTATTATCAATAAGTTTAGAGGGGATTTGTCTCTTCTCAAACCTGGTATCGATGAATTTAAAAATTTTTGTGATATACCTATAATAGGAGTTATCCCATATTTTGAGCATAATTTAGAAGATGAAGATTCACAAAATCTTTTTACAAAGAAAAACATAAAAAGTGGTGAAAAATTATTAAATATCGGAATAATAAAACTACCTCACATTTCCAATTTTACAGACTTTCAACCTCTTGAAAATATAGAAAAAATCAATGTATCTTATGTTACAAAACTTGAAAACTTAGAAAATAATGATTTTATTATTATACCAGGTTCTAAAAACACAGTCTCTGATATGGATTATTTATTAAAAAACGGTTTTTATGAGCAACTTAAAAATTTATACGGCAAAAAATGGATTATGGGAATTTGTGGTGGTTTTCAAATGCTTGGCAAAAAAATTATTGATAGTTTAGGCGTTGAAAATAAAGGTGATATAGAAGGCTTTGGCTTTATAGATATGATTACGGAAATGGAAGAAGAGAAGATATTAAAAAGAGGTGAATACTTACCAGCAAATGGTTTCTTAAATAACAGTATTCAAGGCTATGAAATACATCATGGAAATACTATCATTAATGATAGAGATGTAATAGATATTTTAGAAAACAAAGGATTACTCGTTTTTAATAAGAAAAATAGAATAATTGGCACTTATTTACATGGGATTTTTGAAAATTCTGAATTTTTACAATTTATTTTTAAACTTTTTGATAAACAAGTAGTAATAAACAAAACCTATAATGAGCTAAAAGAAGAAACCTTAAACAAACTAGCAGATTTAATTGAAAATTGTATCTTTGGAGATCTCATTAATGACTGA
- a CDS encoding pyridoxal phosphate-dependent aminotransferase, which translates to MDSFTHGGNIYYYSKLLGCNANEIIDLSSNISPFVDENIFEFIKNQISSLKNLPSSNAIILKEALANKYDKEMENFVVGAGTSEIIKNLCLINSGKKALIIAPTYIDYERYCKLYNLQINFHFASEKRNFAINLQELDFSKFDIVFICNPNNPTGYYIEKDDILRIAKRFENCMFVIDESYHPFMSNSDNKSLLFEKSKNIIVLRSFSKIYGLAGLRIGYAFSFNKEIIREIEKHCLEWGVNSLSEVVGKYLLSIKTDKIASKINEIKNYLYEELKDCNNIKLFSSATNFVLIKLYHLNSEEVFTKLLSNKILIRDCKNIRGLDDSFIRVAIKDLDSMRYFLSILKKIVGCEN; encoded by the coding sequence TTGGATAGTTTCACACATGGCGGCAATATATACTATTATTCTAAACTTTTGGGATGTAATGCCAATGAAATTATTGATCTAAGTAGTAATATTTCTCCTTTTGTTGATGAAAATATATTTGAATTCATTAAAAATCAGATATCAAGTTTAAAAAATTTACCTTCCTCAAATGCTATTATTCTAAAAGAGGCTCTTGCTAATAAATATGACAAAGAAATGGAAAACTTTGTTGTTGGTGCTGGAACAAGTGAAATTATAAAAAATTTATGTTTAATTAATAGTGGGAAAAAAGCCCTAATAATAGCTCCAACATATATCGACTATGAAAGATACTGCAAACTGTATAATCTTCAAATAAATTTTCATTTTGCCAGTGAAAAGAGAAATTTTGCTATTAACTTGCAAGAGTTAGATTTTTCCAAATTCGATATAGTGTTCATTTGCAATCCAAACAACCCCACAGGGTATTATATAGAAAAAGATGATATATTGAGGATTGCTAAACGGTTTGAAAACTGCATGTTTGTTATTGATGAATCATATCATCCATTTATGAGTAATAGCGATAATAAAAGTTTACTTTTTGAAAAAAGTAAAAACATTATTGTCTTAAGGTCATTTTCAAAAATTTACGGACTTGCAGGTCTGAGAATTGGCTATGCCTTCTCTTTTAATAAAGAAATTATAAGAGAAATTGAAAAGCATTGTCTCGAATGGGGGGTAAACAGCTTAAGTGAGGTAGTAGGAAAATACCTTCTTTCTATAAAAACAGATAAAATTGCATCAAAAATAAATGAAATTAAGAATTATCTTTACGAAGAATTAAAAGATTGTAATAACATCAAGCTTTTTTCCTCCGCTACAAATTTTGTTTTAATAAAATTATATCATCTAAATAGTGAAGAGGTTTTTACTAAACTTTTATCAAATAAAATTTTAATTAGAGATTGCAAAAATATCAGAGGGCTTGATGATTCATTTATTAGAGTTGCAATAAAAGATTTAGATTCTATGCGGTATTTTTTAAGCATTTTAAAAAAAATAGTGGGGTGTGAAAATTAA
- the cobS gene encoding adenosylcobinamide-GDP ribazoletransferase — MLVKVIFKDYFEKFINALSFLTIIRINQKSFDASGSLLFYPLVGLLIGLLVYLAGLINQSLAPLFMLLTSVIITGGLHLDGLADTFDAYFSHKDKDKMLVIMKDSRIGVMGALALILVMLSKFVAFANLNKPLTIILPFAYSRGSMIFLIDSLPYLREKGTAKAFFDNSNTNNKVLFYLISILSIFCGIKFFILFNLAFIITFVLLRNYHLKKVGGITGDIIGATCEIIETALLVIGVLIG, encoded by the coding sequence GTGTTAGTAAAAGTGATATTTAAAGATTATTTTGAAAAGTTTATAAACGCACTGTCATTTCTTACTATAATTAGAATTAACCAAAAATCTTTTGATGCCAGTGGCTCTTTACTATTTTATCCTCTTGTTGGTTTATTAATAGGTTTATTAGTTTATTTAGCTGGGTTGATAAATCAAAGTTTAGCCCCCCTGTTTATGTTGCTAACATCGGTGATAATCACCGGGGGGCTTCATCTTGATGGGCTGGCTGATACTTTTGATGCCTATTTTTCTCACAAAGACAAAGATAAGATGCTTGTTATTATGAAAGATAGCAGAATTGGGGTAATGGGGGCTTTAGCACTAATACTTGTTATGCTATCAAAATTTGTAGCCTTCGCCAATTTAAATAAACCTTTAACTATCATTCTGCCATTTGCATATTCCAGAGGTAGTATGATATTTTTAATTGATTCATTACCTTACTTAAGGGAAAAAGGGACAGCAAAAGCCTTTTTCGATAACTCTAATACAAACAACAAAGTTCTCTTTTATTTGATATCTATATTATCTATATTTTGCGGAATAAAATTTTTTATACTTTTCAATTTAGCTTTTATAATCACCTTTGTTTTACTAAGAAATTATCATCTTAAAAAGGTAGGTGGAATAACTGGGGATATCATTGGTGCTACCTGCGAAATAATCGAAACAGCTTTGTTAGTTATTGGGGTGCTAATTGGATAG
- the cobT gene encoding nicotinate-nucleotide--dimethylbenzimidazole phosphoribosyltransferase, which translates to MRLENILKEIAPTNQEIFEKAKERTSNLIMPYRAMGMLNDISEKVCAIKETLKPSVNKRAVFVMAGDHGVVEEGVSAFPQQVTCEMIKAFVNDIATITVLARQNNCSTIVADVGSKCNISEKELKGSNKFIVKKVKYRTNNFTKEPAMTREEAEKSIMTGFEIASEEIKSQKLDVIATGDMGIGNTTPSSAIGAVITGKSVEEMTGKGTGITSDLLQNKINVIKTGINLHKPNPDDAIDILSKVGGIEIGAIAGVILAGAYHKIPVIIDGLISTAGALIAYKLCPTVKEYMFAGHISEEPGHKYMLEYLGLSPLLRLNMRLGEGTGAVLAMHILDAAVKIITEVATFEEAGVSKSDI; encoded by the coding sequence ATGCGTTTAGAAAATATTTTAAAAGAAATAGCACCAACAAACCAAGAAATTTTTGAAAAAGCTAAAGAAAGGACTTCAAATTTGATAATGCCTTATAGAGCAATGGGGATGCTCAATGATATTTCTGAAAAAGTCTGTGCAATTAAAGAAACATTAAAGCCATCAGTTAACAAAAGAGCAGTTTTTGTAATGGCTGGTGACCATGGAGTGGTAGAAGAAGGTGTGAGTGCCTTTCCCCAGCAGGTAACTTGTGAAATGATAAAAGCTTTTGTAAATGATATAGCCACAATCACTGTTTTGGCAAGGCAAAACAATTGTAGCACTATCGTTGCTGATGTGGGTTCAAAATGTAACATCAGTGAAAAGGAGCTAAAAGGTTCTAACAAATTCATAGTAAAAAAAGTAAAATACCGCACAAACAACTTTACAAAAGAACCCGCAATGACAAGAGAAGAGGCTGAAAAATCCATAATGACAGGTTTTGAAATTGCATCAGAAGAGATAAAATCTCAAAAGTTAGATGTAATAGCTACAGGGGACATGGGGATAGGAAATACAACCCCATCTTCAGCTATTGGAGCTGTCATAACAGGTAAAAGTGTTGAAGAGATGACAGGAAAAGGGACAGGTATCACATCTGATTTATTACAAAATAAGATAAATGTTATTAAAACTGGGATAAATTTACACAAACCTAATCCGGATGATGCAATAGATATCTTGTCAAAAGTTGGTGGTATCGAAATAGGTGCAATTGCAGGTGTAATTCTTGCTGGAGCCTACCATAAAATCCCAGTTATTATTGATGGATTAATATCGACAGCTGGTGCATTAATTGCTTACAAACTTTGCCCAACTGTGAAAGAATATATGTTTGCTGGGCATATATCAGAAGAACCAGGGCATAAATATATGCTGGAATATTTAGGATTGAGCCCATTATTAAGACTTAATATGAGGCTTGGTGAAGGGACTGGAGCAGTATTGGCAATGCATATATTAGATGCTGCTGTAAAAATCATCACCGAAGTTGCTACTTTTGAAGAAGCAGGTGTTAGTAAAAGTGATATTTAA
- the cobU gene encoding bifunctional adenosylcobinamide kinase/adenosylcobinamide-phosphate guanylyltransferase, protein MVTLITGGIKSGKTDFASKLALKYTNRAYLATAEPIDEEMVKRINKHKAERGNLFHTLEEPIDIHKALKNSSVFEVILIDCMTTWLANLFHYKKDIEEYTTYLLQTISSLNFDIIIITNEVGFGVIPLDSMTRKYVDTLGILNQKIAALADKCFLLVAGIPIKIK, encoded by the coding sequence ATGGTTACTCTTATCACAGGTGGAATTAAAAGTGGTAAAACTGATTTTGCTTCTAAATTGGCTTTAAAATATACCAACCGGGCATACTTAGCTACTGCAGAGCCGATTGATGAAGAAATGGTAAAAAGAATCAATAAACATAAAGCTGAAAGAGGTAATCTTTTTCATACATTAGAAGAGCCCATCGACATCCATAAAGCATTAAAAAACAGTAGTGTTTTTGAAGTTATTCTAATTGATTGTATGACTACATGGCTTGCAAATCTTTTTCACTATAAGAAAGATATTGAAGAATACACTACTTATTTATTGCAGACAATAAGTAGTCTAAACTTTGATATAATAATCATTACAAATGAAGTTGGTTTTGGAGTAATCCCATTAGATAGCATGACAAGAAAATATGTGGATACACTAGGCATATTAAATCAAAAAATTGCAGCTTTGGCTGATAAATGTTTTTTGTTAGTCGCGGGTATCCCAATAAAAATAAAATAA
- the cbiR gene encoding cobamide remodeling phosphodiesterase CbiR translates to MKKEIPKLATTSFIYQDTRIMNVLKLKHLFDEIELLFFESKREYDQLDKNELTLLNKIDTKYSAHLPYDRNLNDTDDLEYMISFIKNLNSLNVSYFFLHSKGDDFESIEKICHLYPSVLVENTVSSNIFDSLKNTKIKYCYDIGHSLLNNENPFEIIKKYGEKIKYIHLHGVNADKDHQEICHLDINLVKYIFDFAIDYNITISIELFDFSKLLNSLNYLLEVFNKYGYSYHRWN, encoded by the coding sequence ATGAAAAAAGAGATACCAAAATTAGCCACAACTTCATTTATTTATCAGGATACGAGGATAATGAATGTATTAAAGCTAAAGCATCTTTTTGATGAAATAGAATTGCTTTTTTTTGAAAGTAAAAGAGAGTATGACCAGTTAGATAAAAATGAATTAACACTGCTAAACAAAATAGACACAAAATACTCTGCTCATCTTCCTTACGATAGAAATTTAAATGATACTGATGATTTAGAGTATATGATTTCATTCATCAAAAATCTAAATTCTTTAAATGTTTCATATTTTTTTCTTCACTCAAAAGGGGATGATTTTGAATCCATTGAAAAAATTTGCCATTTATACCCATCAGTTTTAGTAGAAAATACAGTGTCTTCAAATATTTTTGACAGTCTAAAAAATACCAAAATCAAATATTGTTATGATATCGGCCATTCATTACTCAATAATGAAAACCCTTTTGAAATTATTAAAAAGTATGGTGAAAAAATAAAATATATACATTTACATGGTGTTAATGCTGATAAAGACCATCAGGAAATATGCCATTTAGATATAAACCTTGTTAAATACATTTTCGACTTTGCTATAGATTACAATATAACAATATCAATAGAACTTTTTGATTTCTCAAAATTATTAAACAGTCTCAATTATTTATTGGAGGTATTTAATAAATATGGTTACTCTTATCACAGGTGGAATTAA
- the cobK gene encoding precorrin-6A reductase codes for MCKKILILGGTSDTEKYLSSNDKKEYIISVATEYGYKLFSKKFGKDKIILKRFDKNSLEDFIKENNIYKIVDTTHPFAKEITQIAKDVANTLNITYKSFIREGEINITYEKLIYVTSIKEAITFLTEKDFKRILLTIGSKMIKHFSFLNEKAYVRILPFEQSIKDVIEAGFDYDKIIAIQGPFSKDFNNAIIKEFDIDLLVTKVSGKSGGFEEKVEACREMGIFCLVIKNW; via the coding sequence ATGTGTAAGAAAATACTTATATTGGGTGGAACATCTGATACTGAAAAATATTTAAGCTCAAATGATAAAAAAGAGTACATAATTTCTGTAGCTACAGAATATGGGTATAAACTGTTTTCTAAAAAGTTTGGTAAAGATAAAATTATTTTAAAACGCTTTGACAAAAATAGTTTAGAAGATTTTATCAAAGAAAACAATATCTATAAAATTGTAGATACTACTCACCCTTTTGCAAAAGAGATTACACAAATTGCTAAAGATGTTGCAAATACCTTAAATATCACATACAAATCTTTTATAAGGGAAGGTGAGATAAATATTACTTACGAAAAGCTGATATATGTAACTTCTATAAAAGAAGCCATCACATTTCTAACAGAGAAAGATTTTAAAAGAATCTTGCTAACCATTGGTAGTAAAATGATAAAACATTTTTCTTTCTTAAATGAAAAAGCCTATGTCAGGATACTCCCATTTGAGCAATCCATAAAAGATGTAATAGAGGCTGGATTTGATTATGATAAAATTATAGCAATTCAGGGTCCATTCTCTAAAGATTTCAATAATGCTATTATCAAAGAGTTTGACATAGATTTGTTAGTAACAAAAGTAAGTGGAAAATCTGGTGGTTTTGAAGAAAAAGTAGAAGCCTGTAGGGAAATGGGGATTTTTTGTCTAGTAATTAAAAACTGGTAG
- a CDS encoding precorrin-8X methylmutase, with protein sequence MDKGLSIEKESFDIIEQNVDLSKFSDEEKIVVKRVIHASGDFDFAKQIILSNNWLTNFKKIIQTKPAVVCDVNMVKAGITEKYLKVSGLKTHCFISDESIKELAKLKGKTRAETSIEHAFENFDNIIFVIGNAPTALLKVIELNSLYTDKNIFVLGFPVGFVKAAESKEMLTKTDIPFITNKGTKGGSGIAAAAFNALIKVYFNV encoded by the coding sequence ATGGATAAAGGGTTATCAATAGAAAAAGAGAGTTTTGATATTATAGAGCAAAATGTAGACTTATCAAAATTTAGTGACGAAGAAAAAATTGTAGTAAAAAGGGTTATTCATGCATCAGGTGACTTTGATTTTGCTAAACAGATTATTCTTTCTAATAACTGGCTTACAAACTTTAAAAAAATCATACAGACAAAACCAGCAGTGGTATGCGATGTAAATATGGTAAAAGCTGGAATTACTGAAAAATACTTAAAAGTTAGTGGACTAAAAACACACTGCTTTATTTCAGATGAAAGCATTAAAGAGCTTGCAAAACTTAAAGGGAAAACCAGAGCTGAGACTTCTATTGAGCATGCTTTTGAAAACTTTGATAATATAATCTTTGTTATTGGTAATGCTCCAACAGCTTTACTAAAGGTTATAGAATTAAATAGTTTATATACTGATAAAAATATATTCGTTCTTGGATTCCCCGTGGGTTTTGTAAAAGCTGCAGAATCAAAGGAGATGCTCACAAAAACAGATATCCCTTTTATAACAAATAAAGGGACAAAAGGTGGTAGTGGTATAGCAGCAGCAGCTTTTAATGCCTTGATAAAGGTGTATTTTAATGTGTAA